The Anopheles gambiae chromosome 2, idAnoGambNW_F1_1, whole genome shotgun sequence genomic sequence ttattaacgaATTATTTTAATCCCTGCCAACCTTACACATAGCATGTGTAACTAGTTTTAACATTATCCTACACCATCGTATCAACTTACAGTTTCTTCTctacattatcgaacattatcGAAGTCGAATTATTGCTCACTATTGACTAACTCAAACCATTGTCTCATGGCATCGCTCAGTACCATCGGCAGCTGACCCAAATCCCTCACAATTACGTAGTACGGGAAGGGGAACACGTCCAGGTACGATTGCATGACGATCTGCGAACTGTCCTCTGTGAACAACGGCACGCGAACATCCATGATTGAATgctggtaaaaaaaaaaacagagaaaaagatCATTTCATTAGCTAATTCTAGATGCAAGACATAAATTTCCTTCACTCCTCCCTACCTTATTATCGGGATTATCGATGATGATGTACACGATAAAGATCCTCTGCAGTCTGGCCAGCTTCACAGCATTCTTCACCTCCTTCTCTCCCTCGCTGTATATGTTCCGACCATCgctcagcaccagcagcaaatgCTCAAACACTCCATTCTCCGACGCCGATGCGTCCTCCGTGCTAAACGTTCGCACAAACTTTAGCAGCTCCGCAATGCGACTCTGATTCTGTGCAAAGTTCAGCGCACTAATCAGCTTCGGTCCATCGAACTGATCCGAGTGCTTTAGCAATATGCGTGGCTTCTCGCCGAACGACATCACGTTCAGCCGACCACTCTCAAGCAGTGACAACGCTTGCGACACCAACGATATCGCTTGCAGTGTGAGGTCCTTGGAATTGTTGTGATCCATCGACTTCGAGTCGTCGATCGCGATCGTAATCTTGTAGTCTCGCTGGGCCGGTTTCGTCCTGCGCAACCAGATCTTATCCTTGCGGAACTGCGACGCAATGTAGGGGATGATTTTCTTCATGTTTATCCGCCGTCCCGTTCGATAGTCTCCCTTCAGCCGGGTGCATTTGGTCGGTTCCAGAATCAGTCGCAGCTGTTCACAAAGATCACGCGCGCTGGGCAACATTTTGTGCGATATTTGCTGCCACTGTTCGAACGCTTCGTGGTCAACCGAACCGTCCTGCAGTACGGACGTTTGCATTTCCGTTTCCACCATCTTGCGCATTTCCAGCAGCTCGCTTGTGGTAGGATCGTCCGGCAGCGTTATATCGTGAAGAATTTCGAATCtgtaaatgaataaaaaaaatggaaatggatcAGTACAAACGGTATTACCTTGTACAAATGCTGTAATACTTACATCGTATGCGCCACTGTGTCGTCACCTCGTGCTACCGTTGCCGTGGGAACTATTTCACCCTCCACCTCCACCTTTGTTTCGGTTTCCATCTTTTCCTTCAGCGCTTGCTGATCCTGTTTGGCCGGTTtgtcctttttgttttcattcttctCACTTTCCAGCAGTTCCCTTTCCTCGAGGTCCTCTTCCTGCGGTTCATCGTCCTCTTCCTCCATCAGCTGATCGGCACACTCCTCTTCCTcgtccttcttttcctcctcctcctccttctctttctcctgATGCTGAACCTGCTTAGACTGTTCTTCCGTTGCGTTATCCATCGTGGTTTTGTCATCGCTCTTGGCATCCTTTACGTGCTGGAACTCATCATCGATATTCTCCTCCTCATTTGCATCTTCCTCCTTCTCTGCGTCCTCCTCCGGACGCTCTTCCCGGTTCATCTGTTCGACCGTTTTCAAGCGCTTCTTTTCCGCCTGATCAGGATCACCCAGCGAACGATCCTCATCGGTGTGACCCTGTTTGCGGCGTTgctccttctgctgctgctcttgctgCTGTTCCTTGCGGGTTCGTGTTTGCTTCGATTCCGCAATACCTCGATGGCCCTTATCCGATTGCTCGTTCTCGGCCTGCCCCGTACCTTTCTTGTCTTCGCCCGTATCCTGTTCGTCTAGCTCGTGCTCCTGTTTCGCTTCCGGCTTATCGTTGGCCACCTGATCGCTCGATCCCTTGTTCTCAGCATCCGGCATCGCCTCGACGCGATCCTCCTCCGTACGCTTATCGTGCGATTCATGGTGCTTTTCGTCTTCTTCTGCACGCTTCGATTGCTCCTCATCTTtcttctcttcctcttcctgccCATCAGCTTGCTCGTCcttcttttcttcctccccTGGGACTTGCTGATCGGCGTTCTCCTTGTTAGGATCTTCCTCCGGCACAGGAGGATCATCTTCCGCAAGCTTATTGCCAGCATCCGGATCAGTTGGATCTTCTTCCTCATCCGAAGAATCGACACCATTGTCGTTTGCAGGATTGTCCTGTTTATTCTCCTCCTCATCCTTGCCTTCCTCttcctcatttccctcctgcTCGCCTTCTGCGTTCTCTTTCATTGCGTCAATATCGAACGGATTTTCCTGCTCCTGATCGTCGCCGTCTTTCtgcttttcatttccatccaaATTAAAGTCATCGTCTAAATCAAGCTCCTCCGGCTCCGGTGGTTCCTCCAGCTCGTTGTGATAAGGATTCTCATGCTCTTCCTCATCCTGACCATCCTGATCGTCCATGTCGTTGATGTCTTTAGGGCGCTTCTGTTTTTTATCATCCGTCGTCGGAGCTTCATCAATAGCATCCATTCCATCGTCCTGCTGATTTTCGTCGCCCTTCTGCTGCTTATCTTTTTCCGCGCCAAGATCATTATGTCGTTCATCCTTTTCGTTCGTCCCGGTtccgtcctcctcctccatgcTGTTATCATTTTCCTCCTCTTCAGGTTTTTCTTCATCATCTCCCCATATCTGATCGTCCAGCTTTTCTGCCCCTTCTTCAGTTTCACCCATCTGCTTATCGATGTCCTCGTCTTCGTCCTTTTCTTCCTCCGAGTCCGAACCCTCCGGCCGTTCCATATCCTGCAGCTTTGAATCGAAATCTTCACTCATATCGATTCCCTTCTCCTCCTTGTTATCCTtatcttcctcttccttctccTTTTCCGTGCCCGGCTTTCGAGCGTCATCGAGCTGATCTTCGCTCTCAATCTTGTGCGACGCATCCTTTTCACCTTCTCCATCTTCGAAGCCAAACTTTTCACCCTTATCACCATCATTGTTCTGATCGCCCTCCTGTTCCTGAGCTTCCTCGCCCAGCAGATCCTTCGGCACACAGAAACCCTTCGTTGCCAGCTCAATGAAGACGGTAAGCATGACGGAAAGCATTTTGGTGCATATCTTGTGCGCACCCAGCTGCTGTATCAGATAATACTCGACTAGCAGGTTGTACTGCTCCAGAATCGGTATCAAACGGGTGAGCTTTAGGATCAGCGTGCGCAATCGTGCACTCGCGGTGGATGTTAGTTCCCCAGCCGTTTCCTCTAGCTGCGCCAACAATCCGTGCAGCTTGCCTACCACCTTCGATATGTTGAGCGTCTTAAGATCACTCAACAGATCAGCATTGATCTTTTGCTTCAGATGTTGTTCCTGCAGATTGTAGCCCGATTCATCCTCCTCTTCATCGTCGCCACCTTCAGCATTATTTCCATCGTCTGCTTGTCCATTTGTTGCTTCCTCATTCTTATCCGCGGGTTCGGGAACAATCTCAGAATATTTCTTGTAGATCGTTTGCATCGCTATCAGCAAGGAGTGGATGATGTTTTCGATTTCATTATTCACGCTATCTTCATCGTACGAACCATCGAGCATGTTGCTATCTTCAGCAGATCGTGACGCCATGACATCTTTCTCGTACTGTTCAAAGCGCTGCAGCAATTCAACAACAGAATTGCCGTACACTGAGtagttttcttccatttcaacACTACCCGCGAACTTGAACGCATCCTTCAGCGAAACCAGCTTCTCTCGCACATCGGCTAGCATCTGTTCGAACTGCACAACACGATTACGCATACAGTAAGCATCACCCACAGTCTTTTCCAGCTCTACATTCAACTCCACTGTCTGTTTGAGCGCATCTTGCGTCAGTTTCGCAATCCTTCCGAACTCCGCCGAATCACGATAGTAACATCCATCCGACAGGCCAGTTGGACCGTTGCCTTCCAGCAACTGCAGCTCATCGTCGGCTTGCTTTGGCGCAGCAGCAAGTAGCAGTTTGAATTGTTCCAGCACTAAGCGTGCGTCCAAAGCGCAACGTCCCACAACGTCCAACCGCAGGCGATATTCTCCGAAACGTAGTCCACAGTCATCGTTCGACGATTCTTCCTCGAGACAGGTGTTTAGCTGATATAGGTTGGCTATAAGCTCTCGCAACTCGAACACATTACCAACCATTTCTGACAATGCTTTTCGCTGATTCTGTACCGCCAGGAACATGTCGATCGAGAAACCCTTGATGCGATCCACATTGATAGGACCGGCTATATCGGCATCGGGTTGTAGCATCACCTTCGACAGCAGCTTAATCTTAAACACACACTTGGCGTAGTACAGATTGAGCTTATCGTTCAGGAACACGATGTGTTGGTCTACCTTACGGTACCTCGAACCATGCGTCAGCAACTCCAAACTGAATGGTTTAATTGTTGGATCAACCGGATCAGACCCACCGATTGCCGACTCAACCAATCCCGTCCTGTAGCTCAGTCCAAGCACGGTGAGCGTTTTGTAAAAGTCCGACAGTGCTTTCCGCTTCTGGTTCAGGATCTGCTTGGCCTGGGACTTTTGCTTCGGCCGTGGCTGGGTACGATCCACCTCGAGGCCTCGCAAATACTCGATTGTTTCAATCTGCTCGTGCATAAACGTGTCCAGACCGTACACCAATCCCGGGAACGGTGCGTGCAGGATCGCTTCGCGACAAACGTTGCGGGCCGTCGTGAAGAATCGATCAATCTTCTGGAACAGCTGCACCGAACCTTGCTGACTGCCACCGCTACTGTTCAGCGCTCCGTTCCCTTCGTCCGCTTTGTTTACCGAAAACCGCTCCATCAGCTTCCGCGGAGCCATGAAACTCTTCACGTCGACCATGTAGTACGTCACCTTCGCCTCAGACCGCAACACCTTCACCTTCTGCTCATCGGCATCGTTGATTTCCCGTGCCGGATCTTTGGGACAAAATATGGGCGCTACTCGGGTTGAGATTTCCGTCTCGAACTCCTTCAGGAACTTGTGCAACTGTCGGTGCACACGGGCAATGTTGTTGCGCATGCTGAAGTACGACAGATCCTTGTTGAACGATTCGATCTTAACAAAGTCCTTCAGTTTCTTCTCAATCGGAACCCGCTTGGTGCGTATGTGCTCTTCGATTTCTTCCGCAAACTGGCCAAAGTACATGTGAATGTTGTACAGTGCTGCTATCAGAGTGTCCCGCTTGGCTTTGTCACACCCGAACTGCTCTTCGCTGAGATAGTGCAGGTACTGCTCGAACGACTTCATCACACGAAGCCGCAATCCGTACTCCGCATAGTTGGACGATTCCATGAACTGCTTCAGGACCTTTATAACATCCTCGATCGTTACTCCGtattcctcctcctcctccacctcctcgTTCATTTCCTCTTCGTCCAGCAGTTCCTGTTCGCCGTAGCACTTTTCTACCTTGTTGTAGTCGAGCAGATGGCTCAGCTTACCCTTTCGCTTTGCTCCCACCTGCAGATACTCGTGCAGAAGGTTGTACATGAAAAACCAGTAACGGTACGCCTTGGAACGGACACGATCCAACGTTCGCGACAGACACTCGCGCCAGTATTGCAGCTCCATACGCATCCAGCGGTGAATGTACTCCACCACCTCCCGCTCCAGATCGCGCATGTTATTTGCTCGATGGGCGACCCCATTCCATTCGTCCATCTTTTGCCGCAGCAATTGCAGCCCTGTGCTGAACCGAACAATGGGAGCAGTCGATGGAAGGCTCAGAATACGCTTCATAATCAACAGAATGTCGTTCAGCACGGCATGGTCCGGCCATTCCTGCAGTAACTCCTGCACACGTGCTTCGACGGTTTGCAACACCTTCACGCACTGCAGCACCTCCGGGATGTTGGCGTCGGTGTAGAAATTGTATTTGGTCGCATGATAGGTTCCACCTTTAGTTTTGTGCTCTATCTGGCTCACTTCCATCTGATCGTCATAACGCTCCTGCAGCAACCCGACCGCCAAACTCAGCGCACCGTATGCAATCTCGTCGAACTCGCTGCCGATGGTGGGTTCATACTTGTGTGCGATTTGGTTGAAAATTTCCAGCTTCGTTTCGAACGGTTTCACAAAATCCATCGACACGTTTTCACCCTCATTTGCCGACGTTACGCCCGGATGGTAATAGTACGATCGGGTATGCTTTCCCATCAGCAAAATGAAGCTCTCGCATATCAACGCATAATCCTCATCGCCTATCGTGTCAGCCGGTTTCTCCTTGCGTGCCGGCGCTTTAATGATTTGTTCCAGCGTATCGTTCTGTATGAACTCGGCAAAGTCTTCGTCGACGTAGTTGGGGAACATTTCACTGATCTCCCGTTGCGCTACGACGTCCTCGCTTTCCTCGTCACAGTGCGACTTGGTAAGGTACAAGCTGTCCTCCTCTTCCTGTCGCTTCCGGCGCAGATGCTCCTGCTTCTGCCACACCTGATTGCAGACGTTCACGATACGATCGAGCTCGGCAAACGATCGCTCACCGACGATCCGCTCGACGGTGATCCTGTTCAGCACCTCCTGCAGACGGGCTTTCAAGAGCCGGAAGTATGACTGCTCCGGCTGTGATAGCTTCTCCATCACTGAGTAGATGTTCACCTTATGGCGATCGTCGAACAGCTCGAGCGGCTTCGCGCAAGGGAACTGTATGAACTTGGCCAACATCTTTCGCAGCGCACGGCCATCGTTCAGATCGTAGAACGCTCCATTTGGTTTCTGCTCTATTGTCACTCGCTTAGCAGATAGACAGTGCCGCATCCCGTTCAATCCGTATCTAAACGTAGCGATTGCGTTGCACAGCGGAGCTATAAAGTCTCGGTAATAGGCAGCGTAACGCTTCAAGGTATGATGCTCGAACTGAAGTGCAATATCGTTCCACAGATCGATTTGCGAAACTAGCTCGGATACCTTCAGCAGGAAGGCTTGTGTATGATTTCGATTATTCAACACATTGTGCATATCCACGACATAGTCCAGACACTGGACCGTTGACTTCACGAGCGCCCCAATCGTAGCAGGATGGCAGCAGGATAGAAGGAAATTGTTCACATCCCTTACCAGCTCGGCATACAGCACTTCATTTTCCGGGCGTAGCGCTACCTTGCGAGTTAAATGCTGCTCCTTGCCCTTTAATCGTTCCATCTCGGCAAGGAACAGCCGACGGTAGTGTTCACCAAGCTGCCGATAGTTCATCGTCACTGCCATACAATCGTACGTGCGAACAAGCGATTCCAACAGTTCGATGTCTTCTTGTAGATAGCGTTTCTTCACACGGTTCTTTTCCACTGGATCCAACAACGGCATGAATACGTACAAATTCATCTCCAACGCTCCGGTAAGCGTACGTATTAACGAACCCATCTGCCAGTCACGATCACGATCCGCTCCTTCGTCCTTCTGTTCGTTGACTTGGTCTCGATATTGGCGTAAAAGTTGCGCAATCGCAAGGAAGTCCTTCACAAATGCATGTGAATCATCTTTCACTACCTCACTTTGTTGCACAATGTAATCGAGTTCCTTTAACAGTTTTCCAGCGACAGTGGTAGCTAGCTGTAGGTTGCTGCTTTCCGCTCGATAATCCTTCGAAAGCACGCGCGTGTTGCTCCACAAAATCGTAGCTATCGTGCTCAGTGTAGTGCGCCAGTCGGGTAGCTCTCCCAGTCCTGTTACTCGGAATCCACACGATCCTTTGCCTACGAGAATTGCCAGACAGTTCATCGTCAGCAGTGCACCACGGAAGCTGCTTGTAGCCGTGTCTGCCGCATCCATCTCATGGTTGTTGTGATGCATTGCGTACACCTCCTCACTGTCAACGTTGTGGCAAACGCTGCGTTGTATGCTCAGCGAACTTAACTCGAGCCGTTCCAGCGTACTGCACACCTCATGCCAGTACGTGCTGAGACTGCGGTACAGCTGGGGCGGTACACTTGTGAGCAGTTGCTCGAACGGAACTTCATCGATCAAATCCAACATCGAACTAAGCGCATGCATTGCCAATCGATGTTCTTCATCCGTTTGTGCTTTGATCGCACTCAGTGCATCGATTCCTAGGGAGCGTATGTTCAGCACAAAGTCCATCCGTATCTTATCCTGTTGTTTTCGGGCACGGGACGCCAACAGCACTTTGTACACAAAGTATTCTAGCAGCGGCAAGCGTTCCAACTCGTACCTGGCCGCGGAGGGAAGACATTCTTGCTGTGGGAACGATTTTGTATTCTGCTCAAACGAACAAATCGCATCGATGACATGCTGCAAATCTTGCTCCTTAGTTTCTTCGCCCCTAGTTCCGTTGTGGGATGCGATCAATTTGTAGTATCTCTTCAGTGCTTCCGCATTCCGGCCATCGATCAGGGGCATGTCGCAAGTATTCGAATGgtcttcctcctcttcatcAACCCAAGCACAATTACGACGATTAAACATCTTGGCCAGCAGCGAACGCTTCAGATCAACCGTCTTTACATCATTCAGCAAAGTCACACGGCGCTGGAACTCCTCGTACGTGTGGCGTTTGTTCAGGTTGGGAATCAATCTTAGCTCATCAGCCAACCCCGTCAGCTTGATAAACTTATCAACCTGTTCGGCACTGTACAGCGGTAGATACTCGAGGAATCGCTTTCCATATGCCTTCCGAACCTTTAGCAAAGGATGGGTCAGCTCAGTAATGGATTGGCGAAGCACTTTACGCACATCGCTTCCATTCTCCGCCGGGCCGTGTTCTAGCAAGCTGAGACAGTGTTTTTCAACCCATTGGAAATGCAGCGTAAGATTATCCATCAATCCAGCCTTCAGCTCCTTGTTCTCGTACATCTTGCGGTGTGACAGATCGATTAATCGATTCAACCATTGATTGGACAGGATCAATCGAACGTACAGCTCGTCACTCATCGACGTGTCGTGCAACGTTTTCACAACCATCGTGCGATAGTTGGTAAGAAAATCGTACAACATGAGCAACAGTCCATTACCAATTCCATCGTTGATCAGCTTATCGTGGACGGCCTTCGAGTAGGACAGTAGATCGATCTGGCTTAGCTTTGTAACCGAGTCTATGACGACTGGCGAAAGGATTGTATTGAGCAGAAGCTCGCTGCTAATCATCCGCGGGTCCAGCTCGCTGCTAGCTGCCAGATAATCGCGCAGTCTAGGGAATAGATTACGATTCCAGGGTAA encodes the following:
- the LOC1269794 gene encoding midasin, which encodes MEIDCDKVLHHVRHLREKMQCKELDPFSRLRKLNSIQMDDICAVLGDLLENPRYTEEVGRRFRSILLLIVTNVFEREEDANGVKKTSTQEAGHHIYRRKCIALSKLILLCPDVLRYSTQFFRKNPSPFVRDVDDSDYKPKEKQRKQQQQKTNQPEDTSLEVIQACYRYLMADRVYYGAAWNWSEFFEQYESKDCPRKRYYLNRIMVMVAGMSQTELNTLDDGIPVKVMLEESDRMNESIYCQIEEINETDDSASSAGKIVWQYESNVVTNVGDVLLPIFDKDNVQFYQRTAESESELVVSVNSTKLNLRNLALGVSSGKAICLSGPVGSGKTSLVEYLAKATGRIAPKGAERRKRQALKEELSKKRKHSNGSKEAELDGNGTIEIDVETLKKEAPKSGFLRVQLGDQTDSKILLGQYRCTDTPGEFVWQPGVLTQAVMYGYWLLLEDLDSATQDVCTVLTNLLENGYLSVPGFRDCLHVMPGFQLFVTLRSGAKSNASQAHSNTYSLLEKYLCTVTIVPLSRKELCDIICIHYPKLRTVATRIVDIYLTFSSGCHSDDDNQNFTAEQLALLEQPHLQGGGELDQSIGGDDALPRFQQEHSEKLAVMHFSSGSNRRLVSTRDLIKLCRRSDPSFSATSAECAYFVFQNAVDLFCSHVPHGPVRTKLVKGIGGKIGILPSRCDHLCEEYKPAVEVSIGSEIRVGRVVLKRSLPAEANDENNANASDQFEHDFLNKRQKLDRNASSRVKTMQHRAGYNEPAPTFSFTRPAACLLERIAVAVSQNEPILLVGETGVGKTSSVQYLAYQTHHKLVVVNMNNQSDVSDLVGGYKPVDLGFVVTPLRYEFESLFRRSFNAQKNEKFLSNVAMCYGSGEYDVLVKLMLKIAEKASLKKTVQGGSQKQTVAMDRKEENVREKWNILQGKLRKLDAQLKNSINVSFAFIPGSLVNCIRNGDWVLLDEINLASTETLECLSTILEPDGSIVLLERGDYTPVKRHPNFRIFACMNPSTDVGKKDLPVGIRNRFTEYYVDELLAENDLLILVNDYLSTTGIQKGRIMNTVKLYRRLRAMAQLELNDGLGNRPVFSLRTLCRALSISGKNLCGSIERNLYEAFCISFLTQLDLKSHATVLAYIRQTLLPKDSTGVVLKKLAPIPRPKENAEKQLDFEGYWIEQGPREVQECTSYILTDSVRDNLRDLARIISIGRLPVLLQGPTSAGKTSLIEYIAKRSGNVCLRINNHEHTDLQEYIGTYVADVTGKLTFKEGVLVEAMRNGYWIILDELNLAPSDILEALNRVLDDNRELFIPETQVVVKAHPNFMLFATQNPPGLYGGRKMLSRAFKNRFIELHFSDIPKPELEVILEKRCRIPRSYAVKMVKVMSDLQLNRRSTTSKQNFTLRDLFRWGNRYTYADITLIDERGYDWNQHLIDEGYLVLSSKVRSSYETEIIREALFTHFRKRVEEDALFRLSKQTSKVTRFILERLRESAPLEENRPGTEGIVWTFDMRRMAVLTAKALQFNEPVLLVGPTGCGKTTVCQLLASLQCRTLRILNCHMHTEGADFLGGLRPYRSDQIDAMDEDGVQPAGQKKHQLFEWSDGPLVQSMQEGGFFLADEISLAEDSVLERLNCVLEPERTLLLAEKGGVATGTIADGTTPEGKQANDGFVITATKGFQFLATMNPGGDFGKKELSPALRNRLTEIWCRATDSEDDLTRIAENTLRRLVMASSVAFPVASESMTPIARVIVKEVQQLKQSIEKLNFSIRDVLAWVGFVAKNAGRVGLPEALIYGLETVFLDSLEMLPYETYDEIVSIRRQMRRALMALMKELLQWDGKINMVDYDQQATSSGGLSVITATESRFGIHPFYIELDPSEHQPNRRSTEFMFTAPTTQRNLFRLLSALSLDKAILLEGPPGVGKTSLVESLAREIGYDVVRINLCEHTDLADLFGTDLPADDRSLEVSEGAEGDSNSRPTLGSFVWRDGPLLAALKAQRNTWILLDELNLAPQSVLEGLNAILDHRGEVYIAELNKTFHLGKRTRIFAAQNPLRQGGGRKGLPQSFLNRFTKVYLRKLERRDLLHVVEGKYKQQFNALGQRLMECEGSDKALQSSAVSYFEQRTQDHNEGLKFDLAERMVLFSERLETGLANLEFGYKGGPFEANLRDILRWCELFFSERCGFVVPQHRQDLRGSLKHQLLVVLFEKMKLVYYQRMRAELDKRYIVTAFSDIFHCDGDELERISQDIGLYWTDDKLYLADIVLQKGAAMEDAGELPLVAVKQQSTTAAGGTSTLVLASQLELLKSVAECVQLEKPIILCGPSDCGKTKLIALHSTLADTFYQVDTIDDTVTGSFQQFDFNRHLEDMATLVEGTLRKRVRELLLQERTAGLAKGGAVLTLLECWEKYEKLSEGAAAFTGNITSPLQTGEMVLFRKRLNALQNAISVLGQHGGSNVPINRLGGMSKVLEKLEYLSRQVQTLNTGGHFEWVDSKVVKCLRTGQHICLEHVNLCSSAVLDRLNPVFEPNGTLMISEKGTVKTDAAGDDEMATEVVQRHHNFQAFLTLDPKNGEISRAMRNRCIELAFASRDVYEEDDLRRLVFASGIYEPYLIEACLSIHKELRGSSGQAEQFSPFGVAHLVRFAQLLAQNLQKQGMQRSADCLKLSAMDVYVRTSNVDLLGFGLDFYRNALKETIERVIESVVVRRSTVRFENVTLSAGGLTKLARIKLQAEPFLALLRGFAEGLDGVRVLADISNRFASIGADKIDKGSLKFLLYFLYEISTGADIEMRAAYLRRAIGEAVQMKKDSIEQKNSTRPIANGNSIQVDITGMDEEVEEGKRKRIWDAAPSGIKFTPQAMGPESEIICKSEPKENGVKSSKEELTMDKVLDLVVELNEILCGIVQQIPQAAAAASATTEDLPWNRNLFPRLRDYLAASSELDPRMISSELLLNTILSPVVIDSVTKLSQIDLLSYSKAVHDKLINDGIGNGLLLMLYDFLTNYRTMVVKTLHDTSMSDELYVRLILSNQWLNRLIDLSHRKMYENKELKAGLMDNLTLHFQWVEKHCLSLLEHGPAENGSDVRKVLRQSITELTHPLLKVRKAYGKRFLEYLPLYSAEQVDKFIKLTGLADELRLIPNLNKRHTYEEFQRRVTLLNDVKTVDLKRSLLAKMFNRRNCAWVDEEEEDHSNTCDMPLIDGRNAEALKRYYKLIASHNGTRGEETKEQDLQHVIDAICSFEQNTKSFPQQECLPSAARYELERLPLLEYFVYKVLLASRARKQQDKIRMDFVLNIRSLGIDALSAIKAQTDEEHRLAMHALSSMLDLIDEVPFEQLLTSVPPQLYRSLSTYWHEVCSTLERLELSSLSIQRSVCHNVDSEEVYAMHHNNHEMDAADTATSSFRGALLTMNCLAILVGKGSCGFRVTGLGELPDWRTTLSTIATILWSNTRVLSKDYRAESSNLQLATTVAGKLLKELDYIVQQSEVVKDDSHAFVKDFLAIAQLLRQYRDQVNEQKDEGADRDRDWQMGSLIRTLTGALEMNLYVFMPLLDPVEKNRVKKRYLQEDIELLESLVRTYDCMAVTMNYRQLGEHYRRLFLAEMERLKGKEQHLTRKVALRPENEVLYAELVRDVNNFLLSCCHPATIGALVKSTVQCLDYVVDMHNVLNNRNHTQAFLLKVSELVSQIDLWNDIALQFEHHTLKRYAAYYRDFIAPLCNAIATFRYGLNGMRHCLSAKRVTIEQKPNGAFYDLNDGRALRKMLAKFIQFPCAKPLELFDDRHKVNIYSVMEKLSQPEQSYFRLLKARLQEVLNRITVERIVGERSFAELDRIVNVCNQVWQKQEHLRRKRQEEEDSLYLTKSHCDEESEDVVAQREISEMFPNYVDEDFAEFIQNDTLEQIIKAPARKEKPADTIGDEDYALICESFILLMGKHTRSYYYHPGVTSANEGENVSMDFVKPFETKLEIFNQIAHKYEPTIGSEFDEIAYGALSLAVGLLQERYDDQMEVSQIEHKTKGGTYHATKYNFYTDANIPEVLQCVKVLQTVEARVQELLQEWPDHAVLNDILLIMKRILSLPSTAPIVRFSTGLQLLRQKMDEWNGVAHRANNMRDLEREVVEYIHRWMRMELQYWRECLSRTLDRVRSKAYRYWFFMYNLLHEYLQVGAKRKGKLSHLLDYNKVEKCYGEQELLDEEEMNEEVEEEEEYGVTIEDVIKVLKQFMESSNYAEYGLRLRVMKSFEQYLHYLSEEQFGCDKAKRDTLIAALYNIHMYFGQFAEEIEEHIRTKRVPIEKKLKDFVKIESFNKDLSYFSMRNNIARVHRQLHKFLKEFETEISTRVAPIFCPKDPAREINDADEQKVKVLRSEAKVTYYMVDVKSFMAPRKLMERFSVNKADEGNGALNSSGGSQQGSVQLFQKIDRFFTTARNVCREAILHAPFPGLVYGLDTFMHEQIETIEYLRGLEVDRTQPRPKQKSQAKQILNQKRKALSDFYKTLTVLGLSYRTGLVESAIGGSDPVDPTIKPFSLELLTHGSRYRKVDQHIVFLNDKLNLYYAKCVFKIKLLSKVMLQPDADIAGPINVDRIKGFSIDMFLAVQNQRKALSEMVGNVFELRELIANLYQLNTCLEEESSNDDCGLRFGEYRLRLDVVGRCALDARLVLEQFKLLLAAAPKQADDELQLLEGNGPTGLSDGCYYRDSAEFGRIAKLTQDALKQTVELNVELEKTVGDAYCMRNRVVQFEQMLADVREKLVSLKDAFKFAGSVEMEENYSVYGNSVVELLQRFEQYEKDVMASRSAEDSNMLDGSYDEDSVNNEIENIIHSLLIAMQTIYKKYSEIVPEPADKNEEATNGQADDGNNAEGGDDEEEDESGYNLQEQHLKQKINADLLSDLKTLNISKVVGKLHGLLAQLEETAGELTSTASARLRTLILKLTRLIPILEQYNLLVEYYLIQQLGAHKICTKMLSVMLTVFIELATKGFCVPKDLLGEEAQEQEGDQNNDGDKGEKFGFEDGEGEKDASHKIESEDQLDDARKPGTEKEKEEEDKDNKEEKGIDMSEDFDSKLQDMERPEGSDSEEEKDEDEDIDKQMGETEEGAEKLDDQIWGDDEEKPEEEENDNSMEEEDGTGTNEKDERHNDLGAEKDKQQKGDENQQDDGMDAIDEAPTTDDKKQKRPKDINDMDDQDGQDEEEHENPYHNELEEPPEPEELDLDDDFNLDGNEKQKDGDDQEQENPFDIDAMKENAEGEQEGNEEEEGKDEEENKQDNPANDNGVDSSDEEEDPTDPDAGNKLAEDDPPVPEEDPNKENADQQVPGEEEKKDEQADGQEEEEKKDEEQSKRAEEDEKHHESHDKRTEEDRVEAMPDAENKGSSDQVANDKPEAKQEHELDEQDTGEDKKGTGQAENEQSDKGHRGIAESKQTRTRKEQQQEQQQKEQRRKQGHTDEDRSLGDPDQAEKKRLKTVEQMNREERPEEDAEKEEDANEEENIDDEFQHVKDAKSDDKTTMDNATEEQSKQVQHQEKEKEEEEEKKDEEEECADQLMEEEDDEPQEEDLEERELLESEKNENKKDKPAKQDQQALKEKMETETKVEVEGEIVPTATVARGDDTVAHTIFEILHDITLPDDPTTSELLEMRKMVETEMQTSVLQDGSVDHEAFEQWQQISHKMLPSARDLCEQLRLILEPTKCTRLKGDYRTGRRINMKKIIPYIASQFRKDKIWLRRTKPAQRDYKITIAIDDSKSMDHNNSKDLTLQAISLVSQALSLLESGRLNVMSFGEKPRILLKHSDQFDGPKLISALNFAQNQSRIAELLKFVRTFSTEDASASENGVFEHLLLVLSDGRNIYSEGEKEVKNAVKLARLQRIFIVYIIIDNPDNKHSIMDVRVPLFTEDSSQIVMQSYLDVFPFPYYVIVRDLGQLPMVLSDAMRQWFELVNSEQ